The proteins below come from a single Gimesia alba genomic window:
- the rplW gene encoding 50S ribosomal protein L23, translated as MSDGSKKGVQLEPYQVVIRPLVTEKGTHLSESYNTYTFVVDKSATKTDIKKAVSDLWNVRVVSVRTQNRLGKPRRHKYKVGYTKSWKKAIVELHEDDRISFF; from the coding sequence ATGTCGGATGGTTCAAAAAAAGGCGTTCAGCTGGAGCCGTATCAGGTCGTCATCCGGCCATTGGTGACAGAAAAAGGGACTCATCTATCTGAGTCTTATAATACATATACGTTTGTTGTTGATAAGTCGGCTACAAAAACAGACATTAAAAAAGCTGTGTCTGACTTATGGAATGTACGAGTGGTTTCTGTTCGGACTCAAAACCGATTGGGTAAGCCACGACGTCATAAATATAAAGTTGGTTATACAAAGTCATGGAAAAAGGCGATTGTCGAGCTGCATGAGGATGATCGAATTTCATTCTTTTAA
- the rplD gene encoding 50S ribosomal protein L4, which translates to MISVAIQDKSGKEVGKYEFESTELARGVNRQLLHDVVVMYEANKRIGSSKTKSRGMVVGSTKKLYRQKGTGRARAGAARTPVRRGGGHTFAKTPKDWSYRLPKKAVKLATRMAILSKFEDEQVTLIDELALQVPKTKEITGALSALGLSNTTCLLTTGGHDPIVWKSARNIAGVQVSPASDLNAYDVLHQRQMVLTKSALDQLLGRTEG; encoded by the coding sequence ATGATTTCTGTTGCAATTCAAGATAAATCTGGCAAAGAAGTGGGCAAATACGAGTTTGAGTCCACTGAGTTGGCCCGTGGTGTCAATCGTCAGTTGTTGCACGACGTTGTGGTGATGTACGAGGCAAATAAGCGGATTGGCTCTTCCAAAACCAAAAGTCGTGGCATGGTAGTCGGAAGTACCAAGAAGTTGTATCGGCAAAAGGGGACAGGTCGTGCCCGTGCTGGCGCTGCTCGGACTCCCGTTCGCCGTGGTGGTGGTCATACATTTGCGAAAACTCCTAAGGATTGGAGTTATCGCTTGCCTAAGAAGGCCGTCAAGCTGGCGACCCGGATGGCAATTTTAAGCAAATTTGAAGATGAGCAAGTGACGTTGATTGATGAATTAGCGTTGCAGGTTCCAAAGACAAAAGAGATTACAGGCGCATTGTCTGCATTAGGTTTGTCAAATACGACTTGTCTGTTGACGACCGGTGGACACGATCCCATCGTTTGGAAATCAGCTCGAAATATTGCAGGAGTGCAGGTTTCACCTGCCAGTGACTTGAATGCTTATGATGTCTTGCATCAGCGGCAAATGGTGCTGACCAAGTCTGCTTTAGATCAGTTACTTGGTCGGACTGAAGGTTAG
- the rplC gene encoding 50S ribosomal protein L3 has translation MPVGLLGKKVGMTQVYDDGVMVPVTVIQAGPCHVLQVRTVDTDGYEAVQVGFGDKPRRLSARSERGHVAALDSKRQKKRTESGVATVDKAGCEPKRFIKEFRTDGEDHGCEVGNELTVSVFSDVSHIDVIGTSKGRGFAGVMKRHNFSGQRASHGVKRVHRHGGSIGQSADPSRVMKGTRMGGRYGGKQITVRHLKVVRVDEENGLLLVRGAVPGPNGGDLVIRHTNKY, from the coding sequence ATGCCTGTCGGTCTACTGGGTAAAAAGGTCGGGATGACACAAGTTTATGATGATGGGGTGATGGTTCCCGTCACCGTGATTCAGGCTGGTCCTTGCCATGTTCTGCAGGTTCGTACGGTAGACACAGACGGGTACGAAGCGGTTCAGGTAGGTTTTGGTGACAAGCCTCGCCGGTTGTCAGCCCGAAGTGAACGTGGTCATGTTGCTGCTCTGGATAGTAAGCGGCAGAAGAAGCGTACCGAATCGGGTGTGGCGACCGTTGATAAAGCTGGTTGTGAACCGAAGCGATTTATTAAAGAATTTCGTACCGACGGCGAAGATCATGGCTGTGAAGTCGGAAATGAGCTGACGGTATCAGTTTTTTCTGACGTATCTCACATTGATGTGATCGGTACCAGCAAAGGACGTGGTTTTGCTGGTGTGATGAAAAGACATAACTTTTCTGGTCAACGTGCTTCACATGGTGTTAAGCGAGTGCATCGCCATGGTGGTTCGATTGGTCAGAGTGCGGATCCTTCACGGGTTATGAAGGGGACGCGAATGGGTGGTCGATATGGCGGCAAGCAGATTACTGTCAGGCATTTGAAAGTTGTTCGCGTTGATGAGGAGAATGGTCTTCTCTTGGTGCGGGGAGCAGTTCCAGGACCCAATGGTGGGGACTTGGTGATTCGTCATACTAATAAGTATTAG
- the rpsJ gene encoding 30S ribosomal protein S10, with the protein MAVASQERIRIRMEAYDHSVLDQSAADIVDTAKRTGAIVHGPIPLPTRVERYTVLKGPHIDKKSREQFEIRTHKRLVDILSPTGKTIDALNKLSLPAGVDIKIKASAGGN; encoded by the coding sequence GTGGCCGTTGCGAGTCAAGAGCGAATTCGAATTCGCATGGAAGCTTATGATCACTCCGTGTTGGACCAGTCGGCAGCAGATATTGTTGATACGGCGAAACGAACCGGTGCGATTGTGCATGGCCCCATTCCATTGCCGACGAGAGTTGAGCGATATACGGTTCTGAAGGGACCTCATATTGATAAAAAGTCTCGTGAGCAATTTGAAATTCGGACTCATAAGCGTTTGGTTGATATTTTGTCTCCAACCGGTAAGACGATTGATGCTTTGAATAAATTGTCTTTGCCTGCTGGGGTTGATATTAAAATTAAGGCGTCCGCTGGCGGAAACTAG
- the fusA gene encoding elongation factor G encodes MSASIEKIRNIGIIAHIDAGKTTTTERILYYAGVVHRPGGVDEGTTATDFDAEEAKRGITIYSAAITCHWKGYSINIIDTPGHVDFTAEVERSLRVLDGAVVVFSAMEGVEAQSETVWRQADKYNVPRICFINKMDRIGASFDRTFQEIKKRLRANPVALQIPIGEGSTSTGVSFEGVIDLIKMKSLYYDSESMGAKFEVGEIADEYLEQAQEWRSKMLEAVAELDEKVLEQYYETEDIPEEDLLRLLREATLNGTLQPTFCGSSLNYIGVQPVLDAVGEFLPSPLDRPPVEGINPQPKKRNAEAGEPTSRAPSVDEPMCGLVFKIQADKHGDLCFIRVYSGQLKSGSRLLNARTGKKELISQLWRVHADAREKVETDCIDAGDIAGVIGPKEAVTGDTLCDIKHPILLESITFPETVISMAVEPESSADRKKLEETLKKLSRQDPTFKAVTNEETGQTIVSGMGELHLEVLRNRMQKEFNLSVRVHKPRVSYRETVTAVTEKEVEFNRPSSGGDLYFKVKLRLEPFEGDVPVSILSSLKPGELDPELHKVMMETLKMGVEGGGQVGFPLMNVQFVVLDARVHEGETNEVAVEAAVSEALHGCINDAKIQLLEPIMKMEVVTPDEFRGNIQADLSSRNAAVLNTEWRSDLCVMEVEAPLSQLFGYSTQIRSLSQGRASFSMEPLKYAAAPANVLKEMIG; translated from the coding sequence ATGTCAGCTTCAATAGAGAAAATCAGAAACATCGGCATCATTGCTCACATTGATGCCGGTAAGACGACAACGACCGAGAGAATCTTGTATTACGCAGGTGTGGTGCATCGGCCCGGTGGAGTCGATGAAGGTACGACTGCGACCGACTTTGATGCGGAAGAAGCGAAGCGTGGAATCACGATTTATTCAGCTGCGATTACCTGTCATTGGAAAGGGTATTCGATCAATATTATCGATACGCCCGGGCACGTGGATTTTACAGCTGAGGTGGAGCGCAGTCTGCGGGTTCTGGATGGTGCCGTTGTTGTATTCAGCGCAATGGAGGGTGTGGAAGCCCAAAGCGAAACAGTGTGGCGGCAGGCGGATAAATATAATGTGCCGCGCATCTGCTTTATTAATAAGATGGATCGTATTGGTGCCAGCTTTGATCGTACATTTCAGGAGATTAAGAAGCGGCTGCGAGCCAATCCCGTAGCATTGCAGATCCCCATCGGTGAAGGCTCAACTTCAACTGGTGTATCGTTTGAAGGGGTGATTGATCTGATCAAAATGAAATCCCTGTATTATGACTCGGAGTCAATGGGGGCGAAATTTGAGGTCGGGGAGATTGCAGACGAATATCTTGAGCAGGCTCAGGAATGGCGCAGCAAAATGTTGGAAGCGGTGGCAGAGCTGGATGAAAAAGTGCTCGAGCAATATTATGAAACCGAGGATATTCCCGAGGAAGACCTGTTGCGCCTTTTGAGAGAGGCGACGCTCAATGGGACTCTGCAACCGACGTTCTGTGGCTCTTCTTTAAATTATATTGGTGTGCAGCCCGTGCTGGATGCCGTTGGAGAGTTTTTGCCCAGTCCTTTGGATCGTCCGCCTGTGGAGGGGATTAATCCTCAGCCCAAAAAACGCAATGCAGAAGCGGGTGAGCCAACGTCGCGGGCGCCATCTGTGGATGAGCCGATGTGTGGGCTGGTCTTCAAGATTCAGGCCGACAAGCATGGCGATTTGTGTTTTATTCGCGTTTATTCAGGGCAGCTGAAAAGTGGAAGTCGTTTGCTGAATGCACGCACCGGCAAAAAGGAGTTGATCAGTCAGTTGTGGCGTGTGCATGCAGATGCACGGGAGAAGGTGGAGACCGACTGTATTGATGCGGGTGACATTGCCGGCGTGATTGGACCGAAAGAAGCCGTTACGGGGGATACGTTGTGTGATATTAAGCATCCGATCCTGCTTGAAAGTATTACGTTTCCTGAAACGGTGATTTCGATGGCGGTGGAGCCTGAGTCCAGTGCGGATCGAAAGAAGCTGGAGGAGACATTAAAAAAATTGTCCAGGCAGGACCCCACTTTTAAGGCAGTTACAAATGAAGAGACCGGGCAGACGATTGTCTCCGGGATGGGGGAGTTGCATCTTGAAGTTCTTCGTAATCGAATGCAAAAAGAATTCAACTTGAGTGTGCGGGTTCATAAGCCGCGAGTCAGTTATCGTGAAACGGTAACTGCGGTGACGGAAAAAGAAGTCGAATTCAATCGCCCTTCTTCAGGGGGAGATCTTTACTTCAAGGTGAAGCTGCGGTTGGAGCCTTTTGAGGGGGATGTACCCGTTTCAATTCTCAGCAGCCTGAAGCCGGGCGAGTTGGATCCTGAGTTGCATAAAGTGATGATGGAAACATTGAAAATGGGGGTTGAGGGCGGCGGCCAGGTAGGTTTTCCGCTGATGAATGTGCAGTTTGTTGTCCTGGATGCCCGGGTTCATGAGGGGGAAACGAATGAGGTGGCTGTGGAAGCCGCGGTCTCAGAGGCGTTGCATGGATGTATTAATGACGCAAAGATTCAATTGCTGGAACCGATCATGAAAATGGAAGTGGTGACGCCCGATGAATTTCGTGGGAACATTCAGGCGGATCTTAGTTCCCGGAATGCTGCTGTGTTGAATACGGAATGGCGCAGTGATTTATGTGTGATGGAGGTAGAGGCGCCTTTATCCCAATTGTTTGGCTATTCTACCCAGATTCGGAGTCTGTCTCAGGGACGCGCCTCGTTCTCGATGGAGCCCTTAAAGTATGCGGCGGCTCCTGCGAACGTGTTAAAAGAGATGATTGGATAA
- the rpsG gene encoding 30S ribosomal protein S7, protein MGKKFTASATQLKPDPRFNSLLASKFVNCLMHDGKKSVAQNVFYDALERIKERVPDVEPIEVFTQAVENVKPSVEVRSKRVGGATYQVPTPVSPKRQQTLAIRWILAAIRGKKGRPMEVRLADEILSAHKREGTAMTTRENIHRMAEANKAFAHFAFSR, encoded by the coding sequence ATGGGCAAGAAGTTTACTGCCAGTGCGACACAGCTAAAGCCGGATCCTCGGTTTAATTCACTGTTGGCTTCGAAGTTTGTTAACTGCTTGATGCATGATGGCAAAAAAAGCGTTGCACAAAACGTTTTTTATGATGCCTTGGAACGTATCAAAGAGCGTGTTCCCGATGTGGAACCGATCGAAGTCTTTACGCAGGCTGTCGAAAATGTAAAGCCCAGTGTTGAAGTGCGGTCAAAGCGAGTGGGTGGAGCAACCTATCAGGTTCCGACTCCCGTGAGCCCTAAGCGTCAGCAAACTCTGGCAATTCGCTGGATTCTGGCTGCCATTCGCGGGAAAAAAGGGCGTCCCATGGAGGTTCGCCTGGCTGATGAGATTTTGTCTGCTCATAAGCGGGAAGGTACCGCAATGACAACTCGCGAGAACATTCATCGAATGGCTGAAGCGAACAAGGCGTTTGCACATTTCGCCTTCTCTCGCTAA
- the rpsL gene encoding 30S ribosomal protein S12, whose protein sequence is MPTINQLIRKPRKKQISKSKTPLLEGCPQKRGVCLQVKTVTPKKPNSALRKVARVRLSNGKELTAYIPGEGHNLQEHSIVLVRGGRVRDLPGVRYKVIRGVLDTLGVNDRRQARSRYGTKRPK, encoded by the coding sequence ATGCCAACGATTAATCAATTGATTCGTAAGCCAAGAAAAAAGCAGATTTCCAAGAGTAAAACTCCTCTGTTGGAAGGTTGTCCTCAGAAGCGTGGGGTCTGTTTACAGGTTAAGACAGTGACTCCGAAGAAGCCAAACTCCGCTCTGCGTAAAGTGGCTCGTGTTCGTCTTTCGAACGGAAAAGAGTTGACTGCTTATATCCCCGGTGAAGGCCATAACCTGCAGGAGCACTCGATTGTGCTCGTGCGTGGTGGTCGTGTTCGCGACTTGCCTGGTGTTCGCTATAAAGTGATCCGTGGTGTGCTCGATACGCTTGGTGTGAATGATCGTCGTCAGGCACGCAGCCGTTATGGTACGAAACGCCCCAAATAA
- the rpoC gene encoding DNA-directed RNA polymerase subunit beta' produces the protein MSVAQTAYERINDYGSVKIGLASPHDIRSWSFGEVKKPETINYRTYRPERDGLFCERIFGPEKDWECACGKYRGMKYKGMICDRCGVKVTHSRVRRKRMGHIELAAPIVHIWFFKSMPSRLGALLNMKTTALEKVVYFQDYVVTDPGDTPLEMCQTMTEEEARQNQAKYGPGSFEIEMGAEAIKKLLMSLNLVEISERLRKELFETASQQKRKDYIKRLKIVESLRDSDNRPEWMVLEVIPVIPPDLRPLVLLDSGNFATSDLNDLYRRIINRNNRLKKLVDLNAPEVIVRNEKRMLQQSVDALFDNNRCKRPVLGSSNRPLKSLTDMIKGKQGRFRENLLGKRVDYSARSVIVVGPELNLHQCGLPKKIALELFQPFIIRRLKDSGHADTIKSAKRMLERKDEDVWDILDEVIQNHPVLLNRAPTLHRMGIQAFEPILVEGNAIRVHPLVCGGFNADFDGDQMAVHLPLSIEAQVEATTLMLATNNIFSPSDGAPIIRPSQDIVMGCYYLTLKKTERMGEGMIFSGVNEVHAAFQQRKLDRHAIIKVRMPSDKRIKGDGADDFKMGGLVETTVGRVIFNDILPKKMAFYNLTMKGRDLSNVISDCYLELGRRETINLLDKMKETGFRESTASGLSFATSDLKTAPNKAKVIGDSEKTVLQKSKLYERGLITSEERYNEVLDTWTKARELITTSMMHELENDYRDEGKYVNPIYLMSNSGARGGIEQMRQLGGMRGLMAKPSGEIIETPIKANFREGLTVLEYFSSTHGARKGLADTALKTADSGYLTRKLADICQNVVVTEHDCGTAQGMTRGVVYRGEKVEMSLTDAIRGRVSRTNIVDPITDEVIVRENELITVEIARRIEAMGLEKIQVRSPMTCESSLGICRLCYGMDLSTGSLVEEGLAVGIIAAQSVGEPGTQLTMRTFHIGGTASHEVEEHEIKTRRAGKATFARIRSVVNNEGLSVVLTRNGEVVINDPKGRELERYTIPNGATLMVNEGDELAEGQVICQWDPHSISILAEVGGRVRFEECVEGKTIRTDKDPSGHIRRSIIEHKGELHPQIIIEDGTGKILDFYYLPEKASIEVEEGQQITAGTVVAKNPRESAGTQDITGGLPRVTELFEARRPKDPSVLAEIDGEVEFVPEKKRGKRIVIVRGEDGTEVEHVIPHGKHLLVHAGDLVKAGDALVRGPLVPHDILRVSGTEAVQQYLLHEIQSVYRAQRVTIDDKHLEIIISRMLSKVMVEDVGDTNLLPGIVLDKLTFQRINEETIACVKVVDSGDTDFQPDDLVPLATIEEVNAQVELAGQAPASFTKPKPASASSQLLGITKASVQSESFISAASFQETTKVLTEAALAGRVDYLVGLKENVILGHLVPAGTGFYQHQTAEVRIRPEALEELKAEKERILAARMSLLNEVQPDKPVPLGGGQETEEYGQGGADPSMENAPPSPNPFDE, from the coding sequence GTGAGTGTTGCACAAACAGCTTACGAGCGAATTAACGATTACGGTTCCGTAAAAATTGGATTGGCCAGTCCACACGATATTCGGAGTTGGTCATTCGGCGAAGTGAAGAAACCGGAAACGATTAATTATCGAACCTATCGTCCCGAACGTGATGGATTATTCTGCGAACGAATTTTCGGTCCTGAAAAGGACTGGGAATGTGCCTGTGGTAAATACCGGGGTATGAAGTATAAAGGCATGATCTGCGACCGTTGTGGCGTCAAAGTGACACATAGTCGTGTTCGTAGAAAGCGTATGGGGCACATTGAGTTGGCAGCACCAATTGTGCATATCTGGTTCTTCAAATCGATGCCCAGCCGTCTGGGGGCGTTGTTGAATATGAAGACCACTGCTCTGGAAAAGGTGGTTTATTTCCAGGACTACGTCGTGACCGATCCCGGCGATACGCCGCTGGAAATGTGCCAGACGATGACTGAAGAGGAAGCACGTCAGAATCAGGCCAAGTATGGCCCCGGTTCGTTCGAGATTGAGATGGGGGCCGAAGCCATTAAAAAGCTTCTGATGAGCCTGAATCTTGTTGAGATTTCGGAACGACTTCGCAAAGAGTTATTTGAAACCGCCAGCCAGCAGAAACGCAAAGACTACATCAAACGTTTGAAAATCGTAGAGTCATTGCGTGACAGTGATAACCGTCCTGAGTGGATGGTGTTGGAAGTGATTCCGGTAATTCCACCCGACTTGCGTCCGCTGGTTCTGCTGGATTCCGGTAACTTCGCAACCAGCGATTTGAACGATCTTTATCGTAGAATTATCAATCGTAATAACCGTTTGAAAAAACTGGTTGATTTGAACGCTCCCGAAGTGATTGTGCGTAACGAAAAGCGCATGTTACAGCAGTCGGTAGACGCTTTGTTCGATAACAATCGTTGTAAGCGTCCTGTGCTGGGTTCTTCTAACCGGCCTCTGAAATCATTGACTGATATGATTAAAGGGAAGCAAGGACGTTTCCGTGAAAACCTGCTCGGGAAACGTGTCGATTATTCTGCACGAAGTGTGATCGTGGTTGGTCCGGAACTGAATCTGCATCAGTGTGGTCTGCCCAAGAAAATTGCACTCGAGCTGTTTCAGCCTTTTATTATTCGTCGTCTGAAGGACAGCGGGCACGCTGATACGATCAAATCAGCGAAGCGCATGTTGGAGCGTAAAGATGAGGACGTATGGGATATTCTCGACGAAGTGATTCAGAATCATCCCGTGCTTCTGAACCGCGCTCCGACGTTGCACCGTATGGGGATTCAGGCATTTGAGCCGATTCTTGTGGAAGGAAACGCGATCCGCGTCCATCCACTGGTGTGTGGTGGATTTAACGCCGACTTCGATGGTGACCAGATGGCGGTTCATTTGCCGCTATCAATCGAAGCGCAGGTGGAAGCAACAACTTTGATGCTGGCTACGAATAACATTTTCAGTCCGTCCGATGGTGCACCGATTATTCGTCCTTCTCAGGATATCGTGATGGGTTGCTATTATTTGACCTTGAAGAAGACGGAGCGGATGGGTGAAGGCATGATTTTCTCCGGTGTGAACGAAGTTCATGCCGCATTCCAGCAACGCAAGCTGGACCGTCATGCCATCATCAAAGTGCGAATGCCTTCCGATAAACGGATAAAAGGTGACGGCGCTGATGATTTCAAGATGGGAGGCTTAGTTGAAACGACGGTAGGACGTGTCATTTTCAATGATATTCTGCCTAAGAAGATGGCCTTCTATAACCTGACGATGAAAGGTCGCGATCTTTCAAACGTGATTTCTGACTGTTATCTGGAGCTCGGTCGTCGTGAAACGATTAACCTCCTCGACAAGATGAAGGAAACCGGATTTCGTGAATCTACGGCCAGTGGTCTTTCTTTCGCAACCAGCGATTTGAAAACGGCTCCCAATAAAGCCAAGGTGATTGGTGATTCGGAGAAAACAGTTCTGCAGAAGTCCAAGCTTTATGAACGTGGTTTGATTACATCTGAAGAACGTTATAACGAAGTGCTTGACACGTGGACGAAAGCTCGCGAGTTGATTACGACCTCCATGATGCATGAGTTGGAAAACGACTACCGTGACGAAGGTAAGTATGTGAATCCGATTTATCTGATGTCGAACTCCGGTGCTCGTGGTGGTATCGAACAGATGCGTCAGCTTGGTGGTATGCGTGGGCTGATGGCCAAGCCGAGTGGAGAAATTATTGAAACTCCGATTAAGGCAAATTTCCGTGAAGGATTGACCGTACTGGAGTATTTCAGTTCGACACACGGTGCCCGTAAAGGATTGGCCGATACAGCTCTGAAAACCGCAGACAGTGGTTACCTGACACGTAAACTGGCAGATATCTGTCAGAACGTCGTTGTAACAGAGCATGACTGTGGTACTGCTCAGGGTATGACACGCGGCGTTGTTTATCGTGGTGAAAAAGTGGAAATGAGTTTGACTGATGCGATTCGTGGTCGTGTCAGCCGAACCAACATTGTCGATCCGATTACCGACGAAGTCATCGTTCGCGAAAACGAACTGATCACCGTAGAAATTGCACGTCGCATTGAAGCGATGGGGCTGGAAAAGATTCAGGTCCGCAGCCCCATGACTTGTGAATCTTCACTCGGGATCTGCCGCCTGTGTTACGGGATGGACCTCTCAACCGGTTCGCTTGTCGAAGAAGGGTTGGCAGTTGGGATTATCGCCGCACAAAGTGTGGGTGAGCCTGGTACTCAGTTGACGATGCGTACGTTCCACATTGGGGGGACTGCTTCCCACGAAGTGGAAGAGCATGAAATTAAGACCCGCCGTGCTGGTAAAGCAACATTTGCACGGATCAGGTCTGTTGTGAACAATGAAGGTTTGAGCGTTGTATTGACGCGAAACGGTGAAGTTGTGATCAACGATCCTAAAGGTCGTGAACTGGAACGTTATACGATTCCCAACGGTGCAACTCTGATGGTGAATGAGGGAGATGAGTTGGCAGAAGGTCAAGTGATCTGTCAGTGGGACCCTCACTCGATCTCCATCCTTGCAGAAGTGGGTGGTCGTGTACGATTTGAAGAGTGTGTGGAAGGGAAGACCATTCGCACCGACAAAGACCCCAGTGGCCACATCCGCCGTTCGATTATTGAGCATAAGGGGGAGTTGCATCCACAAATTATCATCGAAGATGGTACAGGCAAGATTCTGGACTTCTATTATCTTCCTGAAAAGGCAAGTATCGAAGTAGAAGAAGGCCAGCAGATCACTGCAGGGACAGTTGTCGCCAAGAACCCTCGGGAATCTGCGGGTACCCAGGATATTACCGGTGGTTTGCCTCGTGTGACTGAGTTGTTCGAAGCAAGACGACCGAAAGATCCTTCCGTTCTAGCCGAGATCGATGGCGAAGTCGAATTCGTTCCTGAAAAGAAACGTGGAAAACGAATCGTTATCGTTCGCGGGGAAGATGGAACCGAAGTCGAACATGTGATTCCGCATGGTAAGCACCTTCTGGTTCACGCTGGTGATCTGGTCAAAGCCGGTGACGCTCTGGTGCGTGGTCCTCTGGTACCGCACGATATTTTACGTGTCAGTGGTACAGAAGCAGTTCAACAATATCTGCTGCACGAAATTCAGAGCGTGTATCGTGCTCAGCGTGTGACAATCGACGATAAGCATCTTGAAATCATAATTTCTCGCATGTTGAGTAAAGTAATGGTCGAAGATGTGGGTGATACAAACCTGCTACCAGGAATTGTCCTCGATAAGTTGACTTTCCAAAGGATCAATGAAGAGACGATTGCCTGCGTAAAAGTGGTTGATTCCGGTGATACGGACTTCCAGCCAGACGACCTGGTGCCACTAGCAACAATTGAAGAAGTAAATGCCCAGGTGGAACTGGCAGGTCAGGCTCCTGCCAGCTTTACCAAGCCTAAGCCGGCATCTGCCAGCTCTCAGCTGTTGGGGATTACCAAAGCCTCAGTGCAGAGTGAAAGTTTCATCTCAGCAGCCAGTTTCCAGGAAACTACAAAGGTGTTGACCGAAGCGGCACTTGCCGGTCGTGTCGATTATCTGGTGGGGCTGAAAGAAAATGTGATCCTCGGTCACCTGGTTCCAGCGGGAACCGGGTTCTATCAGCACCAGACTGCAGAAGTTCGTATTCGTCCAGAGGCTTTGGAAGAGCTGAAGGCTGAAAAAGAACGTATTCTGGCAGCACGGATGAGCCTGTTGAATGAAGTTCAGCCTGATAAACCCGTTCCATTGGGCGGCGGTCAGGAAACCGAGGAATATGGACAGGGGGGCGCGGATCCCTCAATGGAAAACGCTCCGCCAAGCCCTAATCCCTTTGATGAGTAA